A genome region from Labilibaculum antarcticum includes the following:
- a CDS encoding (deoxy)nucleoside triphosphate pyrophosphohydrolase, with translation MKAIKVTAAIIIKNEKVFIAQRSKNDELSGKWEFPGGKIESNETAQECLERELFEEFGIRTKILDYLGESIFDYGNKLIHLLGYFTEHLSGDYILQVHQNCKWIDVNEFDDIDWAPADIELVKQLKKKLTDQ, from the coding sequence ATGAAAGCCATCAAAGTTACTGCTGCAATTATCATTAAAAATGAGAAGGTATTTATTGCCCAGCGAAGCAAAAATGACGAATTATCTGGCAAATGGGAATTTCCGGGCGGTAAAATTGAATCAAATGAAACAGCTCAGGAATGCCTTGAAAGAGAATTATTTGAAGAATTTGGGATAAGAACAAAAATTCTTGATTATTTAGGAGAGAGCATATTTGATTATGGAAACAAGTTGATTCATTTGTTAGGCTACTTTACGGAGCATCTTTCAGGTGATTATATTCTTCAGGTTCACCAAAATTGCAAATGGATTGATGTTAATGAATTCGACGACATTGACTGGGCACCTGCTGATATTGAACTTGTAAAACAATTAAAGAAGAAATTAACCGACCAATAA
- a CDS encoding PQQ-binding-like beta-propeller repeat protein — MKKTSAIFFAMLFVVTTFSQNKLWNVDLKEALYEVGWIKQSNEGFIIASGAKGLLAMNNENGETIWHNKEFKTVDKNSFMTIDGLPIIYFEYAPIVGKVRGILMNSSNGDILFDTKDDGYRIKDFTIIPDQGIILFELLKDNERNLMSFSLKTWEKEWIAVVGESKGLIKRLSKGSYIDQGPFFTTENNLVIGIKNEIYAISLTNGEITWKYEADKKINALVFSEANNSLYVGVKKSNKLKVLNPNSGEDITPGKLKLKGTLVDVRADIDENLILVETEGFNIIDLKTNNFKWKKSFKIDFLEEVIPTENGYIAVGKNEKDGSVALVDMGGDKLWETKIKGYSYYVTPTANGVLYISTERSNILGFEKGKDVWDRDVKFKAIPAVTYDEKEDKVILFENKKAYKFDLSTGKIELFAEDAELENVKKKTPLLAEYVEGAGYLLSTGQHLSLLSPSGKIIYTKYFEPASDLGGLKQAAQLGLMLAGVDFDIQGSLDNIKMLSSLSNGAYRTPSDQTDGTAETNVVGGLYAETTDGNMAPVIEITKTRYSNSKSIKTHKFIVTKVKNETEGNQHFIYKVNKLTGEADIQIELMDKTPDYVIDEVDNVVLVNESNHLISAYKF; from the coding sequence ATGAAAAAAACTAGTGCAATATTTTTTGCAATGTTATTTGTGGTAACCACTTTTTCGCAAAATAAATTATGGAACGTTGATTTGAAGGAAGCTTTGTACGAAGTAGGATGGATCAAGCAATCAAATGAAGGTTTTATTATTGCCTCAGGTGCGAAAGGACTACTTGCAATGAATAATGAAAATGGTGAAACAATATGGCACAATAAAGAGTTTAAGACTGTTGATAAGAATAGTTTCATGACAATTGATGGCTTACCAATTATTTATTTTGAATATGCTCCGATTGTTGGTAAAGTAAGAGGAATTTTAATGAACTCAAGTAATGGTGACATTTTGTTTGATACCAAGGATGATGGATATAGAATAAAGGATTTTACTATTATTCCAGATCAGGGGATCATATTATTTGAATTACTAAAGGATAATGAACGAAACCTAATGAGTTTTAGTCTTAAAACTTGGGAAAAGGAATGGATTGCTGTTGTTGGTGAATCAAAAGGATTGATTAAAAGATTATCAAAAGGAAGCTATATTGATCAGGGACCATTTTTCACCACGGAAAATAATTTAGTGATTGGAATAAAGAATGAAATTTATGCAATTAGCTTAACTAATGGTGAAATTACCTGGAAGTACGAAGCCGATAAAAAAATTAATGCGTTGGTTTTTTCTGAGGCCAACAATAGTTTGTACGTAGGGGTTAAAAAATCGAATAAATTGAAAGTTTTGAATCCCAATAGTGGTGAGGATATTACCCCAGGAAAATTAAAGTTGAAGGGAACACTTGTTGATGTAAGAGCCGATATTGATGAAAATTTGATTCTTGTGGAAACAGAAGGATTCAATATTATTGATCTTAAAACAAATAATTTTAAATGGAAGAAAAGTTTTAAAATTGACTTTTTAGAGGAAGTTATCCCAACCGAGAATGGATACATTGCTGTTGGGAAAAATGAAAAGGACGGTTCTGTTGCTTTGGTAGACATGGGAGGGGATAAATTGTGGGAAACCAAAATTAAAGGATACTCATATTATGTAACTCCAACCGCAAATGGGGTATTGTATATTTCTACGGAAAGATCTAATATTTTAGGTTTTGAAAAAGGTAAAGATGTTTGGGATAGAGACGTGAAATTTAAAGCAATACCTGCTGTTACTTACGATGAGAAAGAAGATAAGGTGATTCTTTTTGAGAATAAAAAAGCTTATAAATTTGATCTTAGTACTGGCAAAATTGAACTTTTTGCGGAAGATGCAGAGCTGGAAAATGTGAAAAAGAAAACACCTTTGTTAGCTGAATATGTTGAGGGCGCAGGCTATTTGTTGAGTACAGGTCAGCATTTGTCATTATTATCACCTTCAGGAAAAATTATTTATACTAAATATTTTGAACCAGCATCAGATTTGGGTGGTTTAAAACAAGCAGCACAACTTGGATTAATGCTTGCTGGGGTCGATTTTGATATTCAAGGTAGTTTAGATAATATTAAGATGCTGTCTTCACTATCTAATGGAGCTTATAGAACTCCTTCTGATCAAACAGATGGAACTGCTGAAACAAATGTAGTTGGAGGCTTATATGCAGAAACAACAGATGGGAATATGGCTCCAGTAATCGAAATTACTAAAACAAGGTATTCGAATTCAAAATCAATAAAAACTCATAAGTTTATTGTTACTAAAGTGAAGAATGAAACTGAAGGAAACCAGCATTTCATTTATAAGGTAAATAAATTAACCGGTGAAGCTGATATTCAAATTGAATTGATGGATAAAACACCAGATTATGTGATTGATGAAGTGGACAATGTAGTTCTTGTGAATGAAAGTAATCATTTGATCAGTGCCTACAAATTTTAA
- a CDS encoding SDR family NAD(P)-dependent oxidoreductase, which produces MTNRTALITGAAKRIGKFIAIHMAKNGFNIAIHYNSSKSEAIDLQTKLGNQFPNQKFKIFKCDLHCTEDVEGLIDRVLLHFEKIDVLINNASVFDSGVIRETSVKLFQEQMSVNFLAPFILSRDYALNSINGLIVNLLDTRIANNSSSHAAYSLSKVGLGHLTKMSALEFAPAIRVNGIAPGATLPPEDQGVEYLLRIAKKTPMKIPGGIDPVLQSLDYILENQNLTGQILFCDGGGQLL; this is translated from the coding sequence ATGACGAATAGAACAGCTTTAATAACTGGTGCAGCAAAGCGAATTGGGAAATTTATTGCTATCCATATGGCGAAAAATGGATTCAATATTGCCATTCACTATAATTCATCTAAAAGTGAAGCTATTGATTTGCAAACTAAATTGGGGAATCAATTTCCCAACCAGAAATTTAAAATTTTCAAATGTGATTTGCATTGTACCGAAGATGTCGAAGGTTTAATCGACAGGGTTTTACTGCATTTTGAAAAGATAGATGTTTTAATAAATAATGCTTCAGTATTTGATTCGGGTGTGATACGCGAAACTTCGGTAAAATTGTTTCAAGAGCAGATGAGTGTGAATTTTTTGGCTCCTTTTATCTTATCCCGCGATTATGCTTTAAATAGTATAAATGGGCTTATTGTAAATCTATTAGATACCCGGATTGCAAACAATTCAAGCTCACATGCAGCTTATAGTTTGTCAAAAGTTGGATTGGGTCATTTAACGAAAATGTCGGCGCTGGAATTTGCACCTGCTATTCGAGTGAATGGAATCGCGCCAGGTGCAACTCTGCCTCCTGAGGATCAGGGAGTGGAATATTTGCTAAGAATTGCAAAAAAGACACCAATGAAAATTCCTGGTGGAATAGATCCTGTTTTGCAGTCCTTGGATTATATATTGGAAAATCAGAACTTAACCGGGCAAATTTTGTTTTGCGACGGGGGAGGACAACTTTTATAA
- a CDS encoding energy transducer TonB encodes MQVKKNPRYNLEKKRVLFLQLGFLISLLFVLMAFEYKVPMDEPDVIVFDSFNDIEELALITFSEPDKKLEPPKVKKIDLIDLLKIEEEPEIEYIPEDSFGDPNEEIIEQPVYEEEILDEVRPFVSVEEMPIFNPQKNKTYEEGCNDLFITMQRMVRYPIAAQESNIQGKVFVKFVVTTDGGISNIQVIRKVDPLLDEEVIRVVQNLPKFKPGKQFNKKVPVWFSGFINFVLQ; translated from the coding sequence ATGCAAGTGAAAAAGAACCCCCGATATAATTTAGAGAAGAAAAGAGTATTGTTTTTGCAATTAGGTTTCTTAATTAGTTTACTGTTTGTATTAATGGCTTTTGAATACAAAGTGCCTATGGATGAACCAGATGTTATTGTATTTGATTCATTTAATGATATTGAAGAATTGGCACTAATAACATTTAGTGAACCAGATAAGAAGTTGGAGCCTCCAAAGGTTAAAAAAATTGATTTAATTGATCTGTTGAAAATTGAAGAGGAGCCTGAAATTGAATATATCCCAGAGGATTCGTTTGGGGATCCTAATGAGGAAATAATTGAACAGCCAGTTTATGAAGAGGAAATTTTAGATGAAGTGAGACCTTTTGTAAGTGTAGAGGAAATGCCAATTTTTAATCCTCAAAAAAATAAAACCTATGAAGAAGGTTGTAACGACTTGTTTATTACGATGCAAAGAATGGTTCGGTATCCAATAGCAGCCCAAGAATCGAATATTCAGGGAAAGGTTTTTGTGAAATTTGTAGTAACAACAGATGGTGGAATATCAAATATTCAGGTGATTCGTAAAGTTGATCCTTTATTGGACGAGGAAGTTATTCGCGTGGTTCAAAATTTGCCTAAATTTAAGCCTGGCAAACAATTTAATAAAAAAGTTCCTGTTTGGTTTTCAGGCTTTATTAATTTTGTTCTGCAATAA
- a CDS encoding energy transducer TonB — protein sequence MEVKKHPRYDLEKKRGLFLQIGLLVSLVVVLMAFEYETPVDKIADLNFDVLEEMDEIVPITVQDKPKPKEVPKIKEILLTELILVEDDEDVIDLDIIDSNASEDDSYAITDVKEDVEENDDDVPFVMVEQMPIFNPQRNNTYDEGLRDLFITMQKMTKYPMLAQENGIEGKVYVRFVVTKTGDIEQIQVMRPVDPSLDKEAIRVVRNLPKFKPGMQRNQPVSVWFSGYISFVLQ from the coding sequence ATGGAAGTTAAAAAACACCCCCGCTATGATTTGGAAAAGAAACGAGGTTTATTTTTACAAATCGGACTCCTTGTAAGTCTTGTTGTAGTATTAATGGCTTTCGAGTATGAAACACCTGTTGATAAAATTGCTGATTTAAATTTCGATGTGCTGGAAGAAATGGACGAAATAGTACCAATTACAGTGCAGGATAAACCCAAGCCAAAGGAAGTGCCAAAAATTAAGGAGATACTTCTAACTGAATTAATTTTAGTGGAGGATGATGAAGATGTTATTGATTTAGATATTATTGATTCTAATGCGTCAGAAGATGACTCTTATGCGATAACGGATGTTAAAGAGGATGTTGAGGAAAATGATGATGATGTTCCTTTCGTAATGGTAGAGCAAATGCCAATTTTTAATCCTCAAAGAAATAATACTTATGATGAGGGCCTAAGGGATTTGTTTATAACCATGCAAAAAATGACAAAATATCCGATGCTTGCTCAGGAAAATGGGATTGAAGGCAAGGTATATGTTCGATTTGTAGTTACGAAAACAGGCGATATTGAGCAGATTCAAGTGATGAGGCCAGTTGATCCATCTCTAGATAAGGAAGCTATTCGTGTGGTGCGAAATTTGCCAAAATTTAAACCTGGAATGCAACGAAACCAACCCGTTAGTGTCTGGTTTAGTGGGTATATTTCATTTGTACTGCAATAG
- the folK gene encoding 2-amino-4-hydroxy-6-hydroxymethyldihydropteridine diphosphokinase: MNDCIVGIGSNINPIENIRKMLCLLSKDHLVKKHSKWIKTKPIGITDQDDFINGAVRVKTHHCREEFNLYLKQLEDKMGRDRSQVKFGPRNIDLDIIVWNNEIVDEDYHSRDFLKKSVDELLVG; encoded by the coding sequence ATGAATGATTGTATTGTGGGGATAGGGTCGAATATTAATCCAATTGAAAACATTCGTAAGATGTTGTGTCTTTTGTCTAAAGATCATTTGGTGAAAAAGCATTCAAAGTGGATTAAAACAAAGCCCATTGGAATAACCGATCAGGACGATTTTATCAATGGGGCGGTTAGAGTAAAAACACATCATTGCCGTGAAGAATTCAATTTGTATTTGAAACAATTGGAAGATAAAATGGGGCGGGATAGAAGTCAAGTTAAATTTGGACCGCGGAATATTGATTTAGATATTATTGTTTGGAATAATGAAATTGTAGACGAGGATTATCATTCAAGAGATTTTCTAAAGAAATCGGTAGATGAGTTATTGGTCGGTTAA
- a CDS encoding energy transducer TonB, translating into MIPKKNPNADLEKRKSLFFEIGLVVALALTLISFEWPTRVREVVEIRNLVDLKLDEEIIPITRQEEIKEKPKLPPKIHLTDVITIVEDDTELENELEIVEDDFNQETEFEIAPQEVFVEEEVDEEMKIFVIVEEMPIFRPDICKNNVEGNLELYRHINSSIRYPVIAQENGITGRVYVSFVVGKDGSISKVELLRGVDPSLDQEALRVIRNLPKFEPGKQRGKPVKVSYSTVINFVLQ; encoded by the coding sequence ATGATTCCCAAAAAGAATCCAAACGCTGATTTGGAAAAACGAAAATCTTTGTTTTTTGAAATAGGGTTGGTTGTGGCTTTGGCATTAACTTTAATATCTTTTGAATGGCCTACAAGAGTCCGAGAAGTCGTTGAAATTAGAAATTTAGTTGATCTGAAATTAGACGAAGAGATAATTCCAATTACCAGGCAGGAAGAAATTAAAGAGAAACCAAAATTGCCACCAAAAATTCATTTAACAGATGTGATCACTATCGTTGAAGACGATACTGAGTTAGAAAATGAACTTGAAATAGTCGAAGATGACTTTAATCAGGAAACTGAATTTGAAATCGCTCCACAAGAAGTATTTGTGGAGGAAGAGGTTGACGAGGAAATGAAAATTTTTGTGATTGTAGAGGAAATGCCAATATTTAGACCTGATATCTGCAAAAACAATGTTGAAGGTAATTTGGAATTGTACAGACACATAAATTCCAGCATTCGATATCCCGTAATAGCTCAGGAAAATGGAATAACAGGAAGGGTTTATGTTAGTTTTGTTGTAGGCAAAGACGGGAGTATTTCCAAAGTAGAATTGCTTCGTGGTGTTGACCCTTCTTTGGATCAGGAAGCTTTACGGGTAATTCGAAACTTACCAAAGTTTGAGCCTGGTAAACAAAGAGGAAAACCAGTAAAAGTTTCTTATTCTACCGTTATCAATTTTGTGCTTCAGTAA
- the folX gene encoding dihydroneopterin triphosphate 2'-epimerase yields the protein MAIIRVKNLLIRTYIGFNEDELLNKQDVVINMTIKANVDKAIATDDVDNSYNYKTITKKVIVLVQEGKFKMLENLTQQILDVVIANPQVEWAKVEVDKPHALRFAESVSVELEAYRRDES from the coding sequence ATGGCAATTATTCGTGTTAAAAATTTGTTAATTAGAACATATATTGGCTTTAATGAGGACGAATTGCTTAATAAACAAGATGTTGTAATTAATATGACCATTAAGGCTAATGTAGATAAAGCGATAGCTACTGATGATGTTGATAATTCATACAATTACAAAACAATAACTAAAAAGGTGATTGTGCTTGTTCAGGAAGGCAAGTTTAAAATGTTGGAGAATCTTACTCAACAAATTTTAGATGTGGTTATAGCGAATCCTCAAGTGGAGTGGGCAAAAGTTGAAGTGGATAAGCCTCATGCCTTGCGATTTGCAGAATCGGTATCGGTTGAGTTAGAGGCTTATAGGAGGGATGAATCATAA
- a CDS encoding C-GCAxxG-C-C family (seleno)protein, producing MKSQNILRHMLKKHLNRWILYLRKSYICLLPTVIFYPMSFPHKKTKADIALKYFHKPPGYFNCAQAIYKSFQEEYQITNDEIIEFSKYGNGKAKDGNCGAYYSALELLKDKPELVDEFTRRFQEKSEYLSCFDIRFNYSMSCTNLVRLASDLLEELTPLSSEK from the coding sequence ATGAAAAGCCAAAATATTCTGCGACACATGTTGAAGAAGCATCTTAATCGTTGGATATTGTATTTGAGAAAATCCTACATTTGTCTGTTACCAACAGTAATTTTTTACCCAATGAGCTTTCCCCATAAAAAAACAAAGGCCGACATAGCCTTAAAATATTTCCACAAACCGCCTGGTTATTTCAACTGTGCTCAGGCTATATATAAATCTTTTCAAGAAGAGTATCAGATTACTAACGATGAGATCATTGAATTCTCGAAATATGGGAATGGTAAAGCAAAAGATGGCAATTGTGGTGCTTACTATTCGGCTTTGGAATTACTAAAAGACAAGCCTGAATTAGTAGATGAATTTACCCGACGTTTTCAGGAAAAATCAGAATATTTAAGCTGTTTTGATATTCGATTCAACTACAGCATGTCCTGCACAAATTTGGTGCGTTTGGCATCCGACCTACTTGAAGAATTAACTCCATTATCTTCTGAAAAATAA
- a CDS encoding B3/B4 domain-containing protein, whose protein sequence is MYFAFVLKIGHNTDPLLKTDMTKIEIEAELKQICPSLRLGIIQCKVNTKEECPDLWHIINENTRDIQENLAIAGIKDIPSIDSSKKGYRAIGKDPSRYRLSAESLLRRIVNGKGLYKINNVVDLLNLVSIKSGFSIGGYNADKIEGLVQFGIGNTDEPYQGIGRGKLNIERLPIFRDNLGAFGSPTSDSLRTQIDETCNNFLMIIISFQEEEALPEAIKLAIDLLKTHAYAEEIQSIII, encoded by the coding sequence ATGTATTTTGCATTCGTGTTAAAAATTGGTCACAATACCGATCCGCTACTAAAAACAGATATGACTAAAATTGAAATAGAAGCCGAACTAAAACAAATTTGCCCTTCCCTGCGCTTGGGCATTATTCAATGTAAGGTAAATACCAAAGAAGAGTGCCCTGATCTTTGGCACATAATAAATGAAAACACAAGAGATATTCAAGAGAATCTGGCCATTGCCGGCATTAAAGATATTCCAAGTATTGATAGTTCAAAAAAGGGATATCGAGCTATTGGAAAAGATCCCAGCAGATATCGTTTATCAGCAGAATCTCTACTAAGAAGAATTGTGAATGGTAAAGGTTTGTACAAAATAAATAATGTAGTGGATTTGTTGAACCTTGTTTCTATTAAAAGTGGGTTTTCGATTGGAGGATACAATGCTGACAAAATAGAAGGACTAGTTCAATTTGGAATTGGCAATACAGATGAGCCATATCAAGGCATTGGCAGAGGTAAATTAAACATTGAAAGACTTCCGATTTTCAGAGATAATTTGGGAGCGTTTGGAAGTCCGACAAGTGATTCCTTACGAACCCAAATCGATGAAACGTGTAATAATTTTCTCATGATAATTATTAGTTTTCAAGAGGAGGAAGCCTTACCTGAGGCAATTAAGTTGGCCATCGACCTACTTAAAACACACGCTTATGCCGAAGAAATTCAATCAATAATTATATAA
- a CDS encoding M56 family metallopeptidase yields MAFFYALYWLFLKKDTFFRINRVFLLLTLLASVLIPTLEIPFQPEPKSAIENPFHVLDAVVIASQQYLNSNMLEEVVVTATVNKVLTGYQYLGIVYILGVFLFSIRFFKNLFQLLSWTKSSQILREKGLRLVIMNDDYPPFSFLNSVFIGKADYKKANFTSIIAHERVHVDQLHTFDLLMIEILTVVFWLNPVVWFYKYSIQEVHEYLADDKVVNGAVNANEYKMHIVNQFAGGDLFRLANNFGQSTLKKRITMLGRLKTPRIALVKLLLIIPIFMVLLSAFAFTIKEEEKLDSDFSFKELLPTDLDLFSSFKRDPINFYNETKNDFPIYSPAHRINKLEYKETINLDEIKTITDEMPVFPGGVLALQKYIAKHVKYPKLAQSGQIEGRVFVSFVVNKEGNVINVALAKKVHPQLDREALRVVSSLPKWIPGKKDGEFVNISYTVPINFQLKNLFDKPITSPDPLQARIKNASDYHLENILRTNKSKEYVLVEKMPQFTEANGHLRRYIARKIQYPVLAADQGYEGQVFVQFVVTTDGSVAKAKVIKGANVELNKEALRVINNMPNWVPGEQQGKKVEVRYTIPIRFSLN; encoded by the coding sequence ATGGCTTTTTTTTATGCTTTGTATTGGTTGTTTCTAAAAAAGGATACTTTTTTTAGAATAAACCGTGTGTTCCTGTTGCTCACTTTGCTTGCTTCCGTATTAATTCCAACTCTTGAAATTCCTTTTCAACCAGAACCAAAGAGTGCAATAGAAAATCCATTTCATGTTTTAGATGCCGTAGTTATAGCTTCACAGCAGTATTTAAACAGCAATATGCTCGAAGAGGTTGTTGTTACTGCAACAGTAAATAAAGTGCTTACAGGGTATCAATACCTAGGTATAGTATATATACTAGGAGTATTTCTATTCTCAATTCGATTTTTTAAAAATTTATTCCAATTATTGTCCTGGACAAAAAGCAGTCAGATTTTACGTGAAAAGGGATTACGATTGGTGATAATGAACGATGATTATCCTCCTTTCTCTTTTCTGAATTCTGTTTTTATTGGAAAAGCAGATTATAAAAAGGCAAATTTCACATCCATTATAGCTCACGAGAGGGTACATGTCGATCAACTTCATACTTTCGATTTATTAATGATTGAAATCCTTACAGTTGTATTCTGGTTAAATCCTGTTGTTTGGTTTTATAAGTACTCAATTCAGGAAGTTCATGAATACTTAGCTGATGATAAGGTTGTAAATGGAGCTGTGAATGCCAACGAATATAAAATGCATATTGTAAATCAATTTGCAGGTGGTGATTTGTTTCGCCTGGCCAATAATTTTGGTCAATCTACCCTGAAAAAAAGGATTACAATGTTGGGCAGATTAAAAACACCAAGAATTGCTTTGGTTAAACTCCTGCTTATTATTCCAATATTTATGGTTTTGTTATCTGCATTTGCCTTCACTATTAAAGAGGAAGAAAAGTTAGATTCTGATTTCTCTTTTAAAGAGTTGTTGCCAACGGATTTAGATTTGTTTTCATCTTTTAAACGTGATCCTATTAACTTTTACAACGAAACGAAAAATGATTTTCCAATTTATTCACCTGCTCACAGAATTAATAAATTGGAATATAAGGAGACAATCAATCTGGATGAGATTAAAACGATAACAGACGAGATGCCGGTTTTCCCTGGTGGTGTTCTTGCTCTTCAAAAATACATAGCAAAACATGTAAAGTATCCTAAGCTTGCTCAATCTGGGCAGATTGAAGGTCGTGTGTTCGTTTCTTTTGTAGTTAATAAAGAAGGGAATGTCATTAATGTTGCTTTGGCAAAAAAAGTTCATCCTCAATTAGATCGTGAGGCTTTACGTGTTGTGTCGTCACTGCCTAAATGGATTCCTGGAAAGAAAGACGGGGAATTTGTGAATATCTCATACACTGTTCCGATTAATTTTCAATTAAAGAATTTATTTGATAAGCCGATTACATCGCCCGATCCTTTGCAGGCAAGAATAAAGAATGCATCGGATTATCATCTTGAAAATATTCTTAGAACGAATAAAAGCAAAGAATACGTTTTGGTAGAGAAGATGCCTCAATTTACAGAAGCAAATGGACATCTGAGAAGATACATCGCAAGAAAAATTCAATATCCTGTACTCGCTGCAGATCAAGGTTACGAAGGCCAGGTTTTTGTTCAATTTGTTGTGACTACTGATGGAAGTGTTGCTAAAGCAAAAGTAATTAAAGGTGCAAATGTTGAATTGAATAAGGAAGCCTTACGGGTGATAAATAACATGCCAAATTGGGTGCCTGGAGAGCAACAGGGAAAAAAAGTTGAGGTTCGTTATACAATTCCTATTCGTTTTTCTTTGAACTAA